The following are encoded in a window of Gramella sp. MT6 genomic DNA:
- a CDS encoding ScyD/ScyE family protein has protein sequence MKNQFFYGVILLLFISIAACTNDKVITDIATEYESSLGKDPASLKAKMNAEGEFASPLFDLATAPNNDILVADAGQGITNIYGATEFALPGVTSVSTVGRGIMWATTGPIEPTEDTGQGIHLVGNGGTKLVANLFHFEEENDPDGAGVDSNPYSVVALNANSALVADSGANDLLRVDNKGNIEVVAIFPDEMVSTDNLKSLVGCPDPIAGFEGFCNFPPMLPAQAVPTSIVVGPDGYYYVSELKGFPAPTGASNIWRISPDASGAMCGTDPGCVKAFDGGFTSIIDMAFDSNGMLYVAEFDEKSWFAVEVLGTVTGGTIKACDPETMQCEVIASGIPILTSITFDKDGKLYATKNALIPGLAEVIEIQL, from the coding sequence ATGAAAAATCAATTTTTCTACGGGGTCATCCTGTTGTTATTTATTTCGATTGCAGCTTGTACCAATGACAAGGTGATCACAGATATTGCCACCGAGTATGAATCAAGTCTTGGTAAAGATCCGGCCTCATTAAAAGCAAAAATGAATGCAGAAGGGGAATTTGCTTCTCCGCTTTTCGATCTGGCTACAGCACCGAATAATGATATTCTGGTTGCTGATGCAGGTCAGGGTATCACAAATATTTATGGTGCTACAGAATTTGCTTTGCCCGGGGTCACTTCGGTTTCAACAGTAGGTAGAGGTATTATGTGGGCAACTACCGGCCCTATAGAACCAACAGAAGATACTGGACAGGGAATACATCTTGTTGGGAATGGAGGCACCAAACTGGTAGCCAATCTTTTCCATTTTGAAGAAGAAAACGATCCCGACGGTGCAGGGGTTGACTCAAATCCATATTCTGTTGTCGCACTTAACGCTAACTCTGCACTGGTAGCAGATTCAGGGGCTAACGACCTGTTGCGCGTAGATAATAAAGGAAATATTGAGGTAGTGGCAATTTTTCCAGATGAAATGGTTTCTACAGACAATCTTAAAAGTCTGGTTGGCTGCCCTGATCCCATTGCTGGTTTTGAAGGCTTCTGCAATTTCCCTCCAATGCTCCCAGCACAGGCAGTTCCAACTTCTATCGTGGTAGGTCCAGACGGTTATTATTATGTAAGCGAATTAAAAGGCTTTCCTGCGCCTACAGGAGCATCCAATATATGGCGGATATCGCCCGATGCTTCCGGAGCAATGTGCGGAACAGATCCAGGTTGTGTTAAAGCTTTTGATGGCGGATTCACCTCTATTATAGATATGGCTTTTGATAGTAATGGAATGCTCTATGTGGCTGAATTTGATGAAAAGAGTTGGTTTGCAGTCGAAGTTCTTGGTACGGTTACCGGTGGAACTATTAAAGCCTGTGATCCAGAGACCATGCAATGCGAGGTGATAGCCAGCGGAATACCAATTCTAACTTCGATAACCTTCGATAAGGATGGCAAATTATATGCTACAAAAAATGCCTTGATTCCAGGCCTGGCTGAGGTAATAGAAATTCAATTGTAA
- a CDS encoding EthD family reductase encodes MEKGMVKLSVMYPNQDGKKFDLDYYSNQHVSLVAKLLGDSVKSASVEKGLGGNAPDSPAVYIAIGNLYFESMDSFHKSFSPNAEEIMADLPNFTDIEPVVQISEIVL; translated from the coding sequence ATGGAAAAAGGCATGGTTAAATTAAGCGTAATGTATCCAAACCAGGATGGTAAAAAGTTTGATCTGGATTATTATTCTAATCAGCACGTAAGCCTGGTAGCTAAATTACTGGGAGATTCAGTAAAATCAGCTTCAGTTGAAAAAGGCCTTGGTGGGAATGCACCAGATTCCCCAGCGGTTTATATCGCAATTGGAAATCTATATTTTGAATCCATGGATTCCTTTCACAAATCTTTCAGCCCAAATGCAGAAGAGATCATGGCCGACCTTCCTAATTTTACGGATATTGAACCCGTAGTCCAGATCAGTGAAATAGTTCTCTGA
- a CDS encoding CIA30 family protein has protein sequence MNYLLFIILLMLDMNSPIIFDFNKKSDINEWRVVNDVGMGGKSSGNFRLSEEGHGLFTGHVSLENNGGFSLVEYTFNGMSVKGFSKVRIKLRGDGKDYQFRIRNSSDDYYSFIYTFSTSGEWENIEIPLKEMYPSFRGRKLDMPNFSGDKIEQVAFLIGNKKEQDFKLLIDKIELQ, from the coding sequence ATGAATTATTTGCTGTTTATTATTTTATTGATGCTAGATATGAATTCACCAATCATTTTTGATTTTAATAAAAAGTCAGATATAAACGAATGGCGGGTAGTGAATGATGTGGGAATGGGAGGTAAATCTTCCGGAAACTTTAGATTATCTGAAGAAGGACACGGACTTTTTACCGGCCATGTTTCTCTGGAGAATAATGGAGGATTTTCTTTAGTAGAATATACTTTCAATGGAATGAGCGTAAAAGGCTTTTCCAAAGTCAGGATCAAACTTCGCGGAGACGGCAAGGACTATCAATTCAGGATCAGGAATAGTTCTGATGATTATTATTCCTTTATCTACACTTTCTCTACTTCAGGAGAATGGGAGAATATTGAGATTCCTTTGAAAGAAATGTATCCTTCCTTCCGTGGAAGAAAACTGGATATGCCGAATTTTTCAGGTGATAAGATCGAACAAGTGGCCTTTTTAATAGGGAATAAAAAGGAACAGGATTTTAAATTATTGATCGATAAGATCGAACTCCAGTAG
- a CDS encoding GDYXXLXY domain-containing protein, whose translation MNNKKILLGVFVLVALIQLFVPANMIWSREKVLSEGTEYKFKTAPIDPNDPFRGKYISLNFEQNTVEVENADDWIMEQEVYAILTKDEDGYAKISSVEKERPDGEEEYVQAKAFFVSFNGSNKLSLEFPFDRFYMEESKAYDAELVYRESQIDSSQVTYALVSIKNGEAVLKDVMIDGVSIKEIVKSNKDREAEEKTDL comes from the coding sequence ATGAATAATAAAAAAATATTACTAGGGGTATTTGTACTGGTCGCCTTGATTCAATTATTTGTTCCGGCCAATATGATATGGAGCAGAGAGAAAGTTCTGAGTGAGGGTACAGAATATAAGTTTAAGACGGCACCCATAGATCCCAATGACCCTTTTAGGGGAAAATATATCAGTCTGAATTTTGAACAGAATACGGTAGAGGTCGAAAACGCAGATGACTGGATCATGGAGCAGGAGGTTTATGCTATTTTGACCAAAGATGAAGATGGATATGCTAAAATAAGTTCGGTTGAAAAAGAAAGACCCGATGGAGAGGAGGAATACGTGCAGGCAAAGGCATTTTTTGTGAGTTTTAATGGTTCCAACAAGTTGTCTTTAGAATTTCCTTTTGACAGGTTTTATATGGAAGAATCTAAAGCGTACGATGCTGAACTTGTGTATAGGGAATCACAAATAGATAGTTCCCAGGTAACTTATGCTTTAGTTAGTATTAAAAACGGGGAGGCCGTATTAAAAGATGTAATGATCGATGGGGTTTCCATTAAAGAAATAGTAAAATCTAATAAAGACCGTGAGGCTGAAGAAAAAACAGACTTATAG
- a CDS encoding alpha/beta hydrolase has product MNKLKDYSSKTIRLEPDYEGEVTATLVSSDLNKGNRKSVLYLHGYIDYFFQAHLGEKFIEHEFDFFALDLRKYGRSLLPHQHPNYCRDIKEYYEEIGLAIQHIHKSGNGEVFLLGHSTGGLVASNFMNDVPEKDLIKGLILNSPFLDFNQNELQKHLVYFAAKIMTRFSEFSKIEGALSPAYVKSIHKDYYGEWDFDLNWKPVKGFPTYFYWLLAIRNAQKSLSSSNIKVPILVMFSSNSERVSKYSEKVKYKDIVLDVKDIKRLGAKLGAKVSLLEIENAMHDVFLSTSEVREKAFTAMFKWLNDFKSDN; this is encoded by the coding sequence GTGAACAAACTCAAAGACTATTCGAGTAAGACCATCAGGCTGGAGCCCGATTATGAAGGCGAAGTAACCGCTACGCTGGTCTCCTCAGATCTTAACAAAGGAAACAGGAAAAGTGTCCTGTACCTTCATGGATACATAGACTATTTTTTTCAGGCACACCTTGGAGAGAAATTCATTGAGCACGAATTTGATTTTTTTGCTCTGGATCTAAGAAAATATGGGAGGTCTCTGTTGCCACATCAGCATCCCAATTATTGCCGCGATATTAAAGAGTATTATGAAGAAATTGGCCTGGCCATTCAGCATATCCATAAATCAGGAAATGGCGAAGTTTTTCTTCTGGGCCATTCTACCGGAGGACTTGTGGCAAGTAATTTTATGAATGATGTACCTGAAAAGGACCTAATAAAAGGGCTCATTTTAAATTCTCCTTTTCTGGATTTCAATCAGAATGAGCTGCAAAAACATCTTGTCTATTTTGCCGCTAAGATCATGACTCGTTTTTCTGAATTTTCAAAAATTGAAGGTGCCTTGTCTCCTGCTTACGTTAAAAGCATTCATAAAGATTATTATGGAGAATGGGATTTTGATCTTAACTGGAAACCTGTCAAAGGTTTTCCTACATATTTCTACTGGCTATTGGCCATACGAAATGCGCAAAAGAGTTTATCAAGCTCTAATATTAAGGTTCCGATTTTGGTAATGTTTTCAAGTAATTCTGAAAGAGTTTCAAAATATAGTGAGAAGGTTAAATATAAAGACATCGTCCTGGATGTAAAGGATATTAAAAGACTGGGAGCAAAACTAGGAGCAAAGGTGAGTTTATTAGAAATTGAAAATGCCATGCACGATGTCTTTTTATCTACATCAGAGGTAAGAGAAAAAGCTTTTACTGCAATGTTTAAATGGTTAAATGATTTTAAATCAGATAATTAA
- a CDS encoding class I SAM-dependent methyltransferase: protein MSTEKNIALEFNEFSKNYTNDMIACVPCYSELISGFTKYLPDNFQASNILDLGCGNGNITMQLLSRFPAANYTLVDASTQMIELCRNLFREKKITYVNKYFDEFEFEEAAYDLVVAGFSLHHCEDNEKKAMFRRIYSSLIQGGIFSYADLMISKEDPYHPVMLEEWKEFVHKTFPDGEKWDWIMEHYEVFDRPSDFQQQIKWIKEAGFLDIQSPIKKDYWVYLQALK from the coding sequence ATGAGCACTGAAAAGAATATAGCATTGGAATTCAATGAATTTTCCAAGAATTACACTAACGATATGATCGCATGTGTGCCGTGTTACTCAGAACTTATTTCAGGTTTTACCAAATATTTGCCAGATAATTTTCAGGCCAGTAATATTCTTGATCTTGGCTGCGGAAATGGAAATATTACCATGCAGCTATTATCACGGTTTCCGGCGGCAAACTATACCCTGGTAGATGCTTCCACTCAAATGATAGAATTATGCCGGAATCTTTTTCGAGAGAAAAAGATAACTTATGTAAATAAATATTTCGATGAATTCGAATTCGAGGAAGCAGCTTATGATCTGGTGGTTGCGGGTTTCAGTTTGCATCATTGCGAAGACAATGAAAAGAAAGCAATGTTTAGAAGGATTTATTCCTCTTTAATACAAGGCGGTATATTTTCTTATGCTGACCTTATGATATCCAAGGAAGACCCATATCATCCCGTTATGTTGGAGGAGTGGAAAGAATTTGTACATAAGACCTTTCCAGACGGGGAAAAGTGGGACTGGATCATGGAACATTACGAAGTTTTTGATCGTCCCTCAGATTTCCAGCAACAAATAAAATGGATTAAGGAGGCCGGATTTTTGGATATACAAAGTCCTATAAAGAAAGATTATTGGGTGTATCTTCAGGCTTTGAAATAA
- a CDS encoding FAD-dependent oxidoreductase produces the protein MEKKDYKINIIGAGLSGLTAAKVLENHGYYPEVYEASDAVGGRIRTDHVKGHNLDRGFQVLLSEYPKAKQYLDLKKLNLKSLKPGAVIFSKNKKRKIGDPLRDSSLLIPSLFSGIGTLGDKWKILKLNLELKKLSPEEIFGEKETTTMEFLKKKGFSEDIIRNFFRPFFSGIFLEPDLRTSSRMFRFVFKMFGEGEAVIPAGGMGEISNQLAKSLQHTKIHLNTPVEQVTDSKLILKDGSEIKTHFSIIASEASSLVSNLRNQQTEWKSCHCFYFTSKTSEIDGRIIGLIAEDSALINNIFYHSSLEESEVEEHLISVTIVKETELEIKQLEFRIRKELQEYCDIKVEELLKHYEIKKALPDINSLQYEIMPTETRLNNRIFLAGDQLLNGSQNAAILSGERAALGLIETLEGGAITAEITSEYR, from the coding sequence ATGGAAAAAAAAGACTACAAGATCAATATTATTGGTGCCGGGCTGAGTGGCCTTACGGCGGCAAAAGTTCTGGAAAATCATGGTTATTATCCAGAGGTCTATGAGGCTTCAGACGCTGTTGGAGGCAGGATAAGAACAGACCATGTAAAAGGGCATAATTTAGATAGAGGTTTTCAGGTTTTACTGAGTGAATATCCAAAAGCAAAGCAATATCTTGATCTTAAGAAGCTAAATCTAAAAAGTCTGAAGCCGGGCGCGGTGATTTTCAGTAAGAATAAAAAACGAAAGATCGGTGATCCCCTCAGGGATTCATCGCTTTTGATTCCCAGCCTGTTTTCAGGAATCGGAACTCTAGGTGATAAATGGAAAATTCTAAAGCTGAATCTTGAACTAAAAAAATTGAGCCCAGAAGAGATCTTCGGTGAAAAGGAAACCACTACTATGGAGTTTCTAAAAAAGAAAGGCTTTTCCGAAGATATCATCAGGAATTTCTTCAGGCCTTTTTTTAGCGGAATTTTCCTGGAACCCGATCTACGAACTTCTTCACGAATGTTCAGGTTTGTATTTAAGATGTTCGGTGAAGGCGAAGCTGTAATTCCTGCTGGCGGAATGGGAGAGATCTCTAATCAGCTGGCAAAAAGCCTGCAACACACAAAAATACATCTCAATACCCCGGTAGAACAGGTAACAGATTCAAAACTTATCCTGAAAGACGGAAGCGAAATCAAAACTCATTTTAGCATTATCGCTTCGGAAGCTTCTTCGCTGGTTTCTAACCTTAGGAATCAGCAAACGGAATGGAAATCCTGCCATTGCTTTTATTTCACCTCAAAAACTTCAGAAATAGACGGCAGGATCATAGGCCTAATTGCAGAAGATTCAGCCCTCATAAATAATATTTTCTATCATTCCTCCCTTGAAGAATCAGAAGTTGAGGAGCATTTGATCTCGGTCACTATAGTGAAGGAAACCGAGCTTGAAATAAAACAACTGGAGTTCAGGATAAGAAAGGAATTGCAGGAATATTGCGATATCAAGGTTGAGGAACTTCTGAAACATTACGAGATCAAAAAAGCGCTTCCAGATATTAATAGTTTGCAGTATGAGATCATGCCTACAGAAACAAGACTAAACAATCGAATTTTTCTAGCCGGCGACCAGTTACTGAATGGCTCCCAGAATGCCGCGATCCTTTCTGGAGAGCGCGCTGCTTTAGGTTTGATTGAAACGCTTGAGGGTGGAGCAATTACTGCAGAGATCACTAGTGAATACCGCTAA
- a CDS encoding DUF4494 domain-containing protein, giving the protein MSVIWYECKVKYRKTHETGESKITTENYLLDAVSYTEAESRITEEMAAYTSEEFKITNIKVANFSEVHPFENSDRWFKSKVSLISYDDESGKERKSNLYMLVQANDVKEAYENTEQAMQGTTGDYTIPAITESPILDVFPYFTGDEEEAEKFATIKNSESSEEEVLEESEAI; this is encoded by the coding sequence ATGAGCGTAATATGGTATGAGTGCAAAGTTAAATACAGAAAAACTCATGAAACCGGAGAAAGTAAGATAACCACTGAAAATTATCTACTGGATGCCGTTTCTTATACAGAGGCAGAAAGCCGTATCACTGAGGAAATGGCGGCATACACCAGTGAGGAATTCAAGATCACCAACATTAAGGTGGCTAATTTCTCTGAGGTACATCCTTTTGAAAATTCAGATAGATGGTTCAAATCCAAGGTTTCTTTAATTTCTTATGATGATGAAAGCGGAAAAGAAAGAAAGTCTAATCTTTATATGCTGGTACAGGCGAACGATGTGAAGGAAGCCTATGAAAATACCGAGCAGGCGATGCAGGGAACTACGGGAGATTATACAATTCCGGCGATCACTGAGTCTCCGATCCTTGATGTATTCCCTTATTTTACCGGAGATGAAGAGGAAGCTGAAAAATTTGCCACGATCAAAAATTCTGAATCTTCTGAAGAAGAAGTTCTGGAAGAAAGTGAAGCTATTTAA
- a CDS encoding DUF2157 domain-containing protein, translated as MSIQKEIPELLKAGVINQETASRILDYYRIEKGTSNNRFFIVFGVLGAIITGLGIILIIAHNWDELSRFTRTIFAFLPLVIGQILCAYVLMKRRQSTAWREAGAAFLFFAVGASISLVSQVYNIPGNLGSFLLTWMLLCFPLIYVMRSSIVSLLYLAGITFYACEIGYWSFPTSFPYLFWPLFLLITPHYYLFREKSRSNFINFHNWLVPLSLVIVLGAFSKYHEEFMFTAYISLLGLLYLIGDSEFFRGNKLRNNGYKIIGSLGTVGLLLASSFDWFWESLRRKDLELAELINAPEFLAFIIISLLAMGMFYFNQKNRSLIDIKPLSPIFILFMITFFLGFFSSIAVVLINIYILGLGILIIREGGNQNHLGILNFGLLIITALVTCRFFDTDLSFVFRGIMFVLVGTGFFAANYWLLKKRKVNE; from the coding sequence ATGAGTATACAGAAAGAAATCCCGGAACTCTTAAAAGCAGGAGTTATAAATCAGGAAACTGCCTCCAGGATCCTGGACTATTACAGAATTGAAAAAGGCACCTCAAACAATCGATTTTTTATCGTATTCGGAGTTTTAGGTGCCATTATAACCGGCCTGGGGATCATCTTGATCATTGCGCATAACTGGGATGAACTTTCCAGGTTCACCAGGACCATCTTCGCTTTTCTGCCATTAGTGATAGGGCAAATTCTATGTGCTTATGTGTTGATGAAAAGAAGACAAAGTACAGCCTGGAGAGAAGCCGGGGCTGCCTTTTTATTCTTTGCAGTTGGAGCGAGTATATCACTGGTGAGCCAGGTCTATAATATACCGGGAAACCTGGGGTCCTTTTTGCTTACCTGGATGCTTCTATGCTTCCCGCTAATCTATGTTATGAGGTCTTCGATCGTTTCCCTGCTATATCTAGCAGGCATTACCTTTTATGCCTGTGAGATAGGTTACTGGTCCTTTCCTACCTCTTTTCCTTATCTATTCTGGCCGCTTTTCCTGTTAATTACACCTCATTATTATTTGTTCAGGGAAAAAAGCCGAAGCAATTTCATTAACTTTCATAACTGGTTGGTACCTCTATCGCTGGTCATCGTTCTGGGAGCTTTTTCGAAATACCATGAAGAATTTATGTTTACGGCTTATATAAGCCTGCTTGGACTCCTTTATTTGATAGGAGATTCAGAGTTTTTCAGGGGAAATAAATTAAGGAATAATGGCTACAAAATAATAGGCTCCCTCGGAACGGTAGGTTTACTGCTGGCTTCGAGTTTTGATTGGTTCTGGGAATCCCTTAGAAGAAAAGATCTTGAATTGGCGGAGCTCATTAATGCACCCGAATTTTTAGCTTTCATAATTATATCCTTGCTGGCAATGGGTATGTTCTATTTCAATCAAAAGAATAGATCCCTCATAGACATAAAACCTTTGTCTCCAATATTTATTCTTTTCATGATCACTTTTTTCCTGGGATTCTTCTCTTCGATCGCCGTGGTACTCATCAATATTTATATTCTGGGACTAGGGATCCTCATAATCAGGGAAGGTGGAAATCAAAATCATTTAGGCATCCTGAATTTCGGATTACTAATAATTACCGCATTAGTAACCTGCAGGTTCTTTGATACAGATCTTAGTTTTGTGTTTAGGGGCATTATGTTCGTTTTGGTTGGTACCGGTTTCTTCGCCGCGAATTATTGGTTACTTAAAAAGAGGAAGGTCAATGAATAA
- a CDS encoding glycosyltransferase family 2 protein — MNTGNKIFANKTTNQSTDNTSIPVENTTNKWGIVVLVSTFILMIGAAFLVYNLQSDFSAYNTERMTTTWGLIFSIIAGALFLYRGGFFIYNLYLYFRYKVINSVPDEELPTCTVIVPAYNEGKQVYATLMSLAASDFPKEKLQLLAIDDGSKDDTWYWMQEAKNILGDRVTIFQQPENKGKRHALYRGFNLGTGEVFVTVDSDSVVNTDTLRNLVSPFVVNEKCGAVAGNIRVLNNEKALLPKMLNVNFVLSFEFMRSAESTLESVLCTPGALAAYRSSAVFECLPEWINQTFMGRPSDIGEDRAMTNMILKRGNHVLFQRNAYAYTNVPERYSGLYKMFIRWGRSNVRENIAMSKYVFTNFREGSKVGSRLLFINQFLKIIMSYPLILLMFFFVASHPILFLSSTLLSILIYSSFPAFFYAKRYTLSESFWAYSYSILYTFGLFWITPYAIATASKSGWLTRELSVKK, encoded by the coding sequence ATGAATACAGGCAATAAAATTTTTGCAAATAAAACAACAAACCAATCTACCGATAATACATCTATACCGGTAGAGAATACGACCAATAAATGGGGCATTGTAGTGCTGGTAAGTACTTTCATTTTAATGATTGGAGCTGCTTTTCTGGTTTACAATCTTCAGAGCGATTTTTCAGCATACAATACTGAAAGAATGACCACTACCTGGGGATTGATCTTTTCTATCATCGCAGGGGCCCTTTTTCTTTACAGAGGTGGATTTTTTATCTATAACCTTTACCTCTATTTCAGGTATAAAGTTATCAATTCTGTACCAGACGAGGAATTACCAACCTGTACCGTGATCGTGCCTGCTTACAACGAGGGCAAACAGGTTTATGCTACCTTAATGAGTCTGGCGGCGAGTGATTTCCCAAAAGAAAAATTACAATTGCTAGCTATCGATGATGGTAGTAAAGATGACACCTGGTACTGGATGCAGGAAGCAAAGAATATCCTTGGAGATAGGGTAACCATATTTCAGCAGCCGGAGAATAAAGGTAAGCGTCATGCTCTTTACCGTGGTTTCAACCTGGGCACAGGAGAGGTTTTTGTTACAGTAGACAGTGACTCTGTGGTAAATACAGATACACTGAGAAACCTGGTGAGCCCGTTCGTAGTAAATGAGAAATGTGGTGCTGTAGCCGGGAATATCAGGGTGTTGAATAATGAAAAAGCCTTGCTACCTAAAATGCTTAATGTGAACTTCGTACTTAGTTTCGAATTCATGCGTTCTGCAGAAAGCACACTGGAATCTGTCTTATGTACCCCTGGTGCATTAGCGGCTTACAGAAGTTCTGCTGTATTTGAATGTCTGCCAGAATGGATCAACCAGACCTTTATGGGAAGACCTTCAGATATTGGGGAAGATCGTGCAATGACAAATATGATCCTTAAAAGAGGTAATCATGTATTGTTCCAGAGAAACGCCTATGCCTACACCAATGTACCTGAAAGATACAGCGGACTGTATAAAATGTTCATTAGATGGGGACGAAGCAACGTACGTGAAAATATCGCGATGTCTAAATACGTGTTCACGAATTTTAGAGAAGGTTCAAAGGTTGGTTCCAGACTTTTATTTATCAACCAGTTCCTGAAGATCATTATGAGCTATCCGCTTATTCTGTTAATGTTCTTCTTCGTGGCATCTCATCCGATACTTTTTCTAAGTTCTACGCTACTGAGTATACTTATATACTCTAGTTTTCCTGCATTCTTTTATGCAAAGAGATATACATTATCTGAATCGTTCTGGGCATATTCCTATAGCATCCTGTATACTTTCGGGCTGTTCTGGATCACCCCTTATGCGATCGCGACTGCAAGTAAAAGTGGATGGTTAACTCGAGAGCTTAGTGTAAAAAAATAA
- a CDS encoding M20/M25/M40 family metallo-hydrolase — MKYIYLIAFLLVGFASKSQTLNKDIEINDEALLHNLRVLSHDSLQGRFFGTAGNQKAQIYIADQFDSLRIESLLVSGYIQKFRYTFRNEFRQEVYPVSIADKDISRVPDTTVTGGNVLAIIRGETDRNIIITAHLDHLGIQDGRIFNGADDNASGVAALISIAAYFKNKSPKHNLIFAAVDAEEIGSLGAEYLLENFPFPLNTIALNINMDMIAHNDVIQLYASGLFHHPQLKEPLEKLNTLNPDLLYGHDRPGNREEDDWTFSSDHRIFHHYKIPFIYFGVEDHEDYHQSTDTFENINESFYVNAVKLIIEAVESYDTYLYNGIKN, encoded by the coding sequence ATGAAATATATATACTTGATCGCCTTTTTGCTTGTGGGATTTGCAAGCAAGAGCCAGACCTTAAATAAAGACATAGAAATAAATGACGAAGCACTGCTTCATAATTTGCGAGTTCTCTCCCATGATTCCCTGCAAGGAAGATTTTTTGGAACCGCTGGAAATCAAAAAGCTCAAATTTATATTGCAGATCAATTCGATTCGCTGAGAATAGAATCGTTACTAGTTTCGGGATATATTCAAAAGTTCCGATACACTTTTAGAAATGAATTCCGCCAGGAGGTATATCCTGTTTCCATAGCAGATAAAGATATAAGTCGTGTCCCCGATACCACTGTAACAGGAGGGAATGTTTTAGCAATTATTAGAGGCGAAACAGACAGGAATATAATAATTACCGCTCATTTAGATCATTTGGGAATACAGGATGGCAGGATCTTCAACGGAGCAGACGATAACGCTTCGGGAGTAGCAGCTTTGATTAGTATAGCGGCTTATTTTAAAAATAAATCACCGAAACATAATTTGATCTTTGCGGCTGTAGATGCCGAGGAAATAGGATCTCTGGGCGCTGAATATTTACTTGAGAACTTTCCATTCCCTCTAAATACCATAGCTCTGAATATAAATATGGATATGATTGCCCATAATGATGTGATACAGCTTTACGCATCGGGTTTGTTTCACCATCCTCAATTAAAAGAACCATTAGAAAAGCTTAATACTCTTAATCCAGATCTACTATATGGTCATGATAGACCAGGAAACAGAGAGGAAGACGACTGGACATTTTCTTCAGATCACAGAATATTTCATCATTATAAAATTCCCTTTATCTATTTTGGGGTGGAAGACCACGAGGATTACCATCAATCTACAGATACTTTCGAAAATATAAATGAGAGTTTTTATGTGAATGCCGTAAAACTGATCATCGAAGCTGTAGAATCCTATGATACTTATTTATATAATGGAATTAAGAACTAA
- a CDS encoding DUF2490 domain-containing protein, whose amino-acid sequence MKKIISVFLLLFIIYNTSAQAPDEEQLGAWYMYFYSANFKDSNWGVQGDFQYRDWRGLGDREQLLLRSGITYTPTNSGIKFTLGYGNVTTGQYGKDIDNPVSESRIYQEALFSNTVLTRLLLTHRIRYEQRWVEDQDFRTRYRYNLFVNIPFNNTALVKNTYYFAFYNELFINGEREIGDGREVQYFDRNRTYLGLGYALSDKIRIQMGWMQQTTVNWQKSQLQFSLHHTF is encoded by the coding sequence ATGAAAAAAATTATAAGTGTATTTCTGTTGCTTTTTATCATCTACAATACCAGCGCGCAGGCGCCTGACGAAGAACAGCTTGGAGCCTGGTACATGTATTTTTATAGTGCCAATTTTAAGGATTCAAACTGGGGAGTACAAGGTGATTTTCAATACCGGGATTGGCGTGGTCTTGGGGATCGTGAGCAACTATTGCTGCGTTCAGGGATCACTTACACGCCTACCAACTCTGGAATTAAATTTACCCTCGGTTATGGAAATGTGACCACCGGTCAATATGGTAAGGATATCGATAATCCGGTTTCTGAAAGTCGTATCTACCAGGAGGCATTGTTTTCGAATACCGTTCTCACCAGGTTATTATTAACTCACAGGATTCGATATGAACAGAGATGGGTGGAAGATCAGGATTTCAGAACTCGATACCGTTATAATCTATTTGTAAATATTCCTTTCAACAATACTGCCCTGGTCAAAAACACTTATTATTTTGCCTTTTATAATGAGCTTTTTATTAACGGTGAACGGGAAATAGGAGATGGCCGGGAAGTGCAATATTTTGACAGAAACCGGACCTATCTTGGCCTCGGATATGCCTTGAGTGATAAAATAAGGATACAAATGGGTTGGATGCAGCAAACAACGGTTAACTGGCAAAAGAGCCAGTTACAATTCAGCCTGCATCATACTTTTTAG